One genomic region from Maridesulfovibrio frigidus DSM 17176 encodes:
- the lepA gene encoding translation elongation factor 4, whose protein sequence is MAKLENIRNFSIIAHIDHGKSTLADRILEITGLVGDRDKKAQYLDKMDLERERGITIKAQSVRIPYKSKNGEDYILNLIDTPGHVDFSYEVSRSLAASDGALLVVDATQGVEAQTLANVFLALDHDLEIVPVLNKIDLASADCDRVAGEIEEIIGLDCSDPLMISAKTGLNVDTVLEAVVNQLPPPEGDASKPLKALIFDSWYDSYQGVVVLFRVLDGTIKKGDKIQIFSSKLVFDVTTLGVYSPEAVNMKSLSAGDVGFLCASMKELTDAPVGDTITLAEDPVEEPFPGFQEVKAMVFCGLYPVEPAEYELLKGSLEKLQLNDTAFSYEAETSTALGFGFRCGFLGLLHMEIIQERLEREFQAKLIATAPSVIYQAKLNSGEVIEVDNPSKMPEATELESLSEPYCRLEIHVPDAYVGSVLKLCEEKRGIQQDMRYLSSSRVIITYEVPFAEIMYDFFDKLKSHTKGYASLDYEIIDYRVSNLVKLDILINTEPVDAFSIIVHKDSAYTHGRSLALKLKRAIPRQMFEVVIQAAIARKIIAKERVAPFRKNVIAKCYGGDISRKRKLLEKQKEGKKRMKKMGNIEIPQEAFLVVLKAGDD, encoded by the coding sequence ATGGCAAAATTAGAAAATATACGAAATTTCAGCATCATAGCTCATATCGATCATGGTAAGTCCACCCTTGCGGATAGAATCCTTGAGATTACTGGTCTTGTTGGGGATCGCGATAAAAAAGCACAATATTTGGATAAAATGGATCTTGAGCGTGAGCGCGGGATTACAATTAAAGCTCAGAGTGTTCGCATTCCTTACAAATCGAAGAACGGTGAGGATTATATTCTCAACCTGATTGATACTCCCGGACACGTTGACTTCAGTTACGAAGTTTCACGAAGCTTAGCTGCTTCAGATGGAGCTTTGCTTGTTGTCGATGCAACTCAGGGCGTTGAAGCACAGACTCTTGCTAACGTATTTTTAGCTCTTGATCATGATCTTGAAATCGTTCCAGTGCTTAACAAGATAGACTTGGCCAGCGCTGATTGTGATAGGGTTGCCGGTGAGATTGAAGAGATTATCGGCCTCGATTGTTCTGATCCTTTGATGATCAGTGCCAAGACCGGACTTAACGTGGATACCGTGCTTGAAGCGGTTGTTAACCAGCTTCCTCCGCCTGAAGGCGATGCTAGTAAGCCTCTTAAAGCTCTTATTTTCGACTCGTGGTATGACTCATATCAGGGCGTGGTTGTTCTTTTCCGTGTTTTGGATGGAACAATTAAAAAGGGCGATAAGATTCAAATTTTCTCTTCAAAGCTGGTTTTTGATGTAACGACTTTAGGCGTTTATTCTCCTGAAGCAGTGAATATGAAAAGTCTCAGTGCCGGAGACGTTGGGTTTTTATGCGCCAGCATGAAAGAGCTGACTGATGCTCCTGTCGGTGACACAATAACTCTTGCGGAAGATCCCGTTGAAGAGCCTTTCCCGGGCTTTCAGGAAGTTAAGGCGATGGTTTTCTGTGGATTGTATCCTGTTGAACCCGCTGAATATGAGCTGCTTAAAGGCTCTCTTGAAAAGCTTCAGCTTAATGATACCGCATTTTCATATGAAGCAGAGACTTCGACCGCGCTCGGATTTGGTTTCCGCTGTGGCTTCCTTGGGCTTTTGCACATGGAAATTATTCAGGAACGTCTTGAGCGTGAATTTCAGGCTAAGCTGATTGCAACTGCTCCTTCGGTTATTTATCAGGCTAAGCTTAACAGCGGCGAAGTCATTGAGGTTGATAACCCTAGTAAAATGCCGGAAGCAACTGAGCTTGAATCTCTTTCTGAGCCATACTGTCGTTTGGAAATTCATGTTCCTGATGCTTATGTCGGCTCCGTATTGAAACTTTGCGAAGAGAAACGCGGTATCCAGCAAGACATGCGTTACCTCTCATCCTCACGCGTTATCATAACGTATGAGGTTCCTTTTGCTGAAATTATGTACGATTTCTTCGATAAATTGAAATCGCATACAAAAGGTTATGCTTCACTTGATTACGAGATTATTGATTACCGAGTCTCTAACCTTGTTAAGCTGGATATTTTGATTAATACCGAACCTGTGGATGCCTTTTCCATAATTGTTCATAAGGACTCAGCCTATACTCATGGTAGGAGCCTTGCATTGAAGCTCAAAAGGGCTATTCCTCGTCAGATGTTTGAAGTTGTAATTCAGGCTGCAATTGCAAGAAAGATTATTGCAAAAGAACGCGTTGCCCCGTTCAGGAAAAACGTTATTGCCAAGT